From the genome of Bos taurus isolate L1 Dominette 01449 registration number 42190680 breed Hereford chromosome 2, ARS-UCD2.0, whole genome shotgun sequence, one region includes:
- the MUL1 gene encoding mitochondrial ubiquitin ligase activator of NFKB 1, with protein MESGGRPSLGQFILLGTSSVVTAFLYSVYRQKAQVAQELKGAKRIHLGEDLKSILSEAPGKCVPYAVIEGAVRSVKETLNSQFVENCKGVIQRLTLQEHKMVWNRTTHLWNDCSKIIHQRTNTVPFDLVPHEDGAGVAVRVLKPLDAVDLGLETVYERFHPSTPSFTDVVGHYLSGERPKGVQETEEMLKVGAPLTGVGELVLDHSCVRLQPPKGPGMQYYLSSQDFDSLLQRQESSVRLWKVLALVFGFAACASLFFLLRKQYLRRRRERQRPEEEFRERACPEEDRPEEDREGPKGACVVCLNNFRSCVFLECGHVCACTECYRALPEPRRCPICRQEISRVVRLYNS; from the exons ATGGAGAGCGGAGGGCGGCCCTCGCTGGGCCAGTTCATTCTCCTGGGCACCAGCTCTGTGGTCACAGCCTTCCTGTATTCCGTGTACCGGCAGAAGGCCCAGGTCGCCCAGGAGCTCAAG GGAGCTAAAAGAATCCACTTGGGTGAAGACTTAAAGAGTATTCTTTCAGAAGCTCCAGGAAAGTGTGTGCCTTATGCTGTTATTGAAG GAGCTGTTCGATCTGTTAAAGAAACGCTTAACAGCCAGTTTGTGGAAAATTGCAAGGGGGTGATTCAGCGGCTGACGCTTCAGGAGCACAAGATGGTTTGGAACCGGACAACCCACCTCTG GAACGACTGTTCCAAGATCATTCACCAGAGGACGAACACGGTGCCCTTTGACCTGGTGCCCCACGAGGACGGCGCGGGCGTGGCCGTGCGCGTGCTGAAGCCCCTGGACGCGGTGGACCTGGGCCTGGAGACTGTGTACGAGAGGTTCCACCCCTCCACGCCGTCCTTCACCGACGTCGTCGGCCACTACCTCAGCGGGGAGCGGCCCAAGGGCGTCCAGGAGACGGAGGAGATGCTGAAGGTGGGGGCGCCACTCACGGGGGTGGGCGAGCTGGTGCTGGACCACAGCTGCGTGCGCCTGCAGCCCCCCAAGGGGCCGGGCATGCAGTACTACCTGAGCAGCCAGGACTTCGACAGCCTGCTGCAGCGGCAGGAGTCCAGCGTCCGGCTCTGGAAGGTCCTGGCGCTGGTCTTCGGCTTCGCCGCCTGCGCcagcctcttcttcctcctccggAAGCAGTACCTGCGGCGGCGGCGCGAGCGGCAGCGGCCGGAGGAGGAGTTCCGGGAGCGCGCGTGTCCCGAGGAGGACCGTCCCGAGGAGGACCGAGAGGGCCCGAAGGGCGCCTGCGTCGTGTGCCTGAACAACTTCCGGTCGTGTGTCTTCCTGGAGTGCGGGCACGTGTGCGCCTGCACCGAGTGCTACCGCGCGCTGCCCGAACCCCGGCGGTGCCCGATCTGCAGGCAGGAGATCAGCCGCGTGGTGCGCTTGTACAACAGCTAA